The nucleotide sequence GGCCAGGCTGTAGATTGGATCAATGATGAAGACCGAGGGCACGGACACCCGGACATCGGAAAAAGGCAGGAAAACGCCTGTTCCGTAGGAAGTGATGCAGTCGAGAAAGAGGTGGGAGAGTACGCCTAAATAAAAAAGCACAAAGAGCCGCGAGGCCTTCGCACCCCCGGCGAATCGGGAAACGACAAGGGCCAAAAGCCAGGCCATAAGCGCCCCGCCAAGCAGCGAATGGGTGTAGCCCCGGTGGTGGCGCATGTAGGCCTCAGCGCCAAAAAACGTAACGATATTATCAACATCCGGCATCCAGACGGCCAAGGCCGAGAGGGGCACAAGGGGCCTGACGCCCGGGAAACGATCCTTGGCCGCCTGGCCTAAAAGCACGCCCGCCGTGATGTGGGTAACTGGATCCATGCGACAACTTCCTCACGTTTCAAAGACGGATTTGGGGAGGATAGGGCTTTTTTCGCATTTGACAAGGATAGCCGCTGCGCTACAGTGCGCCCCGGCGCATTCGCGCCCAAATCACCCTTTTTTTTCGGAGCGATCATGGCAGACAAGTCGCCGGACACCAAGGAAATGCCGGCCGAGGGCGAATTCGCCGCGCTCATGGAGGCCTCTTTGGCCGAGCGCGGCGGTGAGATCCATGTTGGAGACCGCATCACCGGACCCGTTATCGCCGTCACCGAGACCACGCTTGTGGTCGACACCGGCACCAAACTCGACGGCGTGGCCGACAAGTCGGAATTTCTCGACGACAACGGCCAGCTCACGGTGGGCGAAGGCGACGAGGTCACCCTCTACGTCGTCTCGGTGCGGGGCGACGAAGTGGCCCTGTCCAAGGCCCTGACCGGCCAGGGCGGCGCCGAGGCGTTGCGTGAGGCCTACGAGAACAATATTCCGGTCGAGGGCAAGGTGACGGCGGCCCGCAAAGGCGGTTTCGACATCGAGATCGTCCACCGCCGGGCCTTCTGTCCGGTCAGCCAGATTGATCTGGCCTTTACCGACAATCCCGAAGCCCACGTGGGCCAGACCTACCAGTTCGCCATCATCACCTTCGAGCGTGACGGCAAGAACATCGTGGTGTCGCGCCGCAAACTCCTGGAGCAGGCCCGGGTCGAATCCGAGCTGCGCTTCATGGAGACGGTCCAGCCCGGCGATGTTGTGCCGGCCGTCATCAGCCGTCTGGTGGCCTTTGGCGCGTTTGCCGAGGTGGCTCCGGGGCTGGAAGGCCTCATCCACCTGTCCGAGCTGTCCTGGTCCCGGGCCGAGAAGGCCGAGGACGCCGTGACGCCGGGCGAAGCCGTCACCGTCAAGGTGCTGGCCTTTGACCGCGACAAGAAGGGCCGCCCGCGCATTTCGCTGTCCATCAAGCAGGCCGGGGCCGATCCCTGGGACAGCGTAGGCGACCAGTTCAATGTCGGCGACAAGGTCGAGGGTAAGGTAGTGCGGCTGGCCGACTTTGGCGCGTTCGTGGAAATCGCCCCGGGCATCGAGGGCCTTATCCACGTCAGCGAGATGAGCCATGTCCGCCGCGTGGCCAAGCCGGGCGACGTAGTTGCCGCCGGCGACGCCGTCACCGTGTCGATCAAGGACATCGACCTGTCCAAGCGCCGCATCGGCCTTAGCCTCAAGGAAGCCGCCGGCGACCCCTGGCAGGGCGTGGCCGAGACCTTCCCCATCGGGGCCACCGTCACCGGCACGGTGGAAAACCGCCAGCAGTTCGGCATCTTCGTCAATCTGGCCCCCGGCGTCACCGGACTTCTGCCGGCTTCCAAGCTGCGCGACGCCCTGGAACCCCAGACTTATGAACGCCTGAAAATCGGCGACGAGACCACGGTCATCGTCTCCGAGATCGATACCGACAAGCGCAAGATGACCCTGTCTCCGGTCGGCGGCCAGAAGGAACGGGAGAATCCCGACGAATGGAAGCGCTTCGTCAAGAAGGAAAAGGCGGCGGCCCCCAGCGGCGGCCTTGGGCTTCTGGGCGAAAAGCTCCAAGAGGCCATGTCCCGCAAGAAGAAGTAAGGCCATCCCCGCGCCGGCAAAACGTCGGCGTGGGGATGCTGTTCCGTAACGTCCAGACCGCAAGTCTAGGACGTTGCGGGAAGCCACGAAACGAGGCCAAGCCGAGGCCCGGCCCTGCCGGGTCCATGTTCAGGCGGCCCTCACTCCGTTCTTCGGGCGGAGCGCAGGGCCGCTTGCATTGTCGCCCCTTGTCCTGCATGTAAGCGCCAATTGACGCGCGCGCCCGATTTGGGCGGCGCTTGTGGAGGAAGGATATGGCCGTAGAGCCCAATAAGATCATTTATTCAATGATCCGCGTCAGCAAGTTTCACGATAAAAAACCCATCATCAAGGACATCTCGCTGTCCTATTTCTACGGCGCCAAGATCGGCGTGCTGGGCCTGAACGGCTCGGGCAAATCCACCCTGCTCAAGATCCTGGCCGGCGTGGACAAGGATTTCCAGGGCGAGACCGTGCTCACCCCGGGCCATACCATCGGCTACCTGGAACAGGACCCGCTGGTGGACGTCACCAAGACCGTGCGCGAGGTGGTCGAGGAAGGCGTGGCCGAGACCGTGGCTTTGCTCAAGGAATTCGAGGACATCAACGCCGCCTTTGCCGAGCCCATGGACGACGACGCCATGAATAAGCTCATCGAGCGCCAGGGCGAGGTGCAGGAAAAGCTCGACGCCTGCGACGCCTGGGATCTCGACAGCCGCCTGGACATGGCCATGGACGCCCTGCGCTGCCCGCCGGCCGACACGCCTTGCAACGTGCTCTCCGGCGGCGAACGCCGCCGCGTGGCCCTGTGCCGGCTGTTCCTGCAAAAGCCCGACATCATGCTCCTCGACGAACCCACCAACCACCTGGACGCCGAGTCCGTGGCCTGGATGGAGCATTTCCTGCACGGCTACCCCGGCACGGTCATTGCCGTCACTCACGACCGCTACTTCCTGGACAACGTGGCCGGCTGGATTCTGGAACTCGACCGGGGCCGGGGCATCCCCTGGAAGGGCAACTACACCTCGTGGCTGGAGCAGAAGCAGGAGCGTCTGCGCCAAGAGGAAAAAAGCGAGAGCGAACGGTCCAAGACCCTGGCCCGGGAACTGGAATGGGTGCGCATGTCGCCGCGCGGCCGCCACGCCAAATCCAAGGCCCGTATCGCCGCTTACGAATCCCTGGCCTCCCAGGAATCCGACCGTCTGGCCAAGGAACTGGAAATCTTCATCCCGCCCGGACCGCGCCTGGGCAAGAACGTCATCGAGGCCGAGGGCGTGTCCAAGGGCTTCGACGACCGCCTGCTCTTTGAGAATCTGACCTTCACCGTGCCGCGCGGCGCCATCGTCGGCATCATCGGCCCCAACGGCGCGGGCAAGACCACCATGTTCCGCCTCATCACCGGCCAGGAAACCGTGGACAGCGGAGCCTTCAAGCTCGGCGACACCGTGCAGCTGGCCCACGTGGACCAGAGCCGCGAGGCGCTCGATCCCGAGAAGTCGGTCTTCGAGGTGGTGGGCGAAGGCTATGACACCATCCGGTTGGGCAACAAGGACGTCAACGCCCGGGCCTACATCGCCCGCTTCAACTTCACCGGCGGCGACCAGCAAAAAAAGGTCAAGGTGCTCTCCGGCGGCGAGAAAAACCGCCTGCACCTGGCCCTTATGCTCAAAAGCGGCGCCAACGTCCTGCTGTTGGACGAACCGACCAACGATCTTGACGTCAACACCCTGCGCGCCCTGGAAGAGGCCCTGCTCTCCTTTGCCGGCTCGGCCCTGGTGATCAGCCACGACCGCTGGTTCCTGGACCGCGTGGCCACCCACATCCTGGCCTTCGAGGGCGAGAGCCAAGCTGTCTTCTTTGACGGCAACTTCACCGAGTACGAGGCCGACCGCAAGGCGCGCCTGGGAGCCGACGCCGATATCCCCCACCGCATCAAATACCGCCATTTCAGCCGCGCCTAGTTCGCGCCGCGGATAAAGACCTTCAGCCGCCCGCCCTGCAACAGGGGCGGGCGGCTTTTTTGTTGCCAGATCACGGCCAAGTCTTGTGACAGACAGCACAATCTTCCGACATTGTTTCCTCGTTGGAGACAAGAGCTCCCACCACAAGCGCTTTTGCGCGACTGTATAAAACTGTCTCTTGTGCTTCATGAAAGTGACAAAAAGAACAAATACAACAATATTGACACAAAACAATCATTTACCTATCGAATCTGCTAGTAGAGAAGAAAGAAGAACAATTGCGATTCCTTCAACCGCGCCAGAGGCTTACTGTATGCACTCTTGAAAGTCGCAAAACTGATTTCGGTGTTATTGTCGTCGTTGTGCTGTCTTCGCCACACTTCAAGGAGTTGTCGATGTCTCACCCGACCCGCGACGTTATCGGGCCGATCCCATCCGCCGCCCTGGCCGCCCTGGCTGCCGCCAACCTGAGCCTTGCCCTAGCCCTGTCCCTGTCCCCCGATTGGCTCCAATCCACGCCCGCCCTGCTCCCGCTGTCCGCCGTGGGCTGGAGCGTGCTGGCCGTCTGGGGCGCGACGGTTTACGCGCGCCTGTCCAGACTGGCCCGAACCGCCGTTGCCGCCACGGGCACGCTGGACGCCCTGGCCGCCGGCAATCTGGCCGCCACGCCGCCGCCCGTGGGCCTGGCCGCCCGCAACCGCTTCCGCGACTTTTGCGTGAGTGACAAAAACGCCGTCACCACCATCGCCGCCTATTCCCGGGAGTTCGAGTCCAGCTCCAGCGCGGCCAGCGCCATGGCCGCCGCCTCCAAGGGCGACGCCGCCGCCATCGACGCCAGGGCCCGCCAACTCGCCCAGGACATGGAAACCATGGACGCCGCCGCCGACGACACCGCCGCCCACATCGCCTCGGTGGCCGCCTCGGTGGAACAGACGCGCCAAGCCAGCGACGAGATCGCCGCCAGCGTGGACCGGGCCAGGGAGGCCGTGGAACGCGCCGCCGAGGCGGCCCGACGAAACGCCGTGGAGATCGCCGGCCTTGGGGAACGCGCCGCGACGGGCGCCACCGGCCTGAGGCAAGTGGCCGACTCCATAGTCGGCGTGCGCGACCAGGCAGCCAATCTCCAGCGCGACATGGCCGCGCTGGGGCGCGACAGCCAATCCATCGGCGAAGTGCTCGGGGTCATCGCCGACATCGCCGACCAGACCAACCTGCTCGCGCTTAATGCCGCCATCGAGGCGGCCCGGGCCGGTGAATCCGGCCGGGGGTTCGCCGTAGTGGCCGACGAAGTCCGCAAGCTGGCCGAAAAGACCATGACCGCGACCAGAGACGTGGGCGCGGCCATCGCCTCCATCCAAGCCATGGCCAAGGGCAACGTGGCGGCCACCGAGCAGGCCGTGGCGGCTGTCGAAGCCAGCGCCCGGCTGGCCGAGGAGCAGATCGCCGGGGCCGAGGGCCTCATGCGGGCCATGGGCGACGTGGGCGGCGAGGTGGGGGCCATCGCCGAGACCGTGGACAGCCTGCGAGACATGATCTTCACCAGCTCCAGCGCCACGGAAGAGCATTCCCAGGCCACGGCCGCCATTGCCGAAAGCCTGTCCGGCGCGGCCCGCATCGCCGAGGACATGCGCGGACAGGCTCGCCATGGCCTGGACGCGGCCCGGGACATCTCCGGCCGGGCGGCCGACGTGGCCCAGTCCGTGGCCGGCATGGCCGCCGCCTCCCAGCAGGTCAATTCCTCGTCCCGGGAGCTGACGCGCCTCACCGGCCTGCTGGCCGACCAGATCGGCCAATTCGAGCTTGGCAGGCCGCCCTTTGACATCGCCGCCGTCAAAACGGCTCACCTGGCCTGGCGGGCCAGGCTCGAATCCATCCTACTCGGCCACATCCACCTTGATCCCTCGGAAGTGGCCGACCATCACCAGTGCCAGTTCGGCAAGTGGTACGATGCCGACGGCCGCCGTTCCTTCGCCGGCCACCCGATTTTCGACGAGATCGGCCGCCATCACGAGCAGGTCCATGCCCTGGCCCGCCGCATTGCCGCTCTTGTCAACCAGGGCCAAAGCGGCGAGGCCTCGGCGCTCATGGAGCAATTCGAGGCCGTGCGGGTTTCCCTGTTTCACGCCCTCAACCAACTCTACCTGGAAAAAACGGCCTGACAAGCTGCCCCGGCGATGACGTCCGGCTGAGCGGCACGCGCACACAGGACAGGCGCATGGACCGGTCAGTGAACGGGCCATGACGCCTCCTCGAAAGGATAACGGCCGCCCCGTGGTTGGGGCGGCCGTTTGTTCCGAGCTCCCGTGGCCAGAAGCCGTAACGATCTCCTCCTAAACGAGCCTCGCTGTTCGGTTGCCGACGCCACGAAAAAAGGCCACCCAACGGACGGCCTTTATGACGGTCAAAACAACGCGCCAGGAACAGCCCGGCAGGCGTTCAGCGGTTCTTCACCCGCTGCACGGCCACCATGGACTCCAGATTGAATTTCTTCACGCGGTAGCCCATCTGGCGGGGCGTGATGCCAAGCTCCCTGGCCGCTTTGTGCTGGATGCCGCCATGGCGGCGCAGGGCGTCGATGATAACGGACTTTTCCAGGCTTTTGAGCGACGGCGCGCCCTCGCCTTCGCCGCCGTACTCGGCCTCGTAGCTGTCGTCGCGGCTGGGGATGGTGAGATAGGGCCGGATGAGGTCGGCGTCGATACGCTCGTTTTCCGCCAGGATAACCAGCCGCTCCACCAGGTTTTCCATCTCGCGCACGTTGCCAGGCCAGTCGTACTCCTTGAGCACGGCCAGGGCCTCTGTGGAAAAGGTCAGGTTGCGGGCGTATTCCTTGGAAACCTTGTTGAGGAAATGGATGATGAGGCTTTGGATGTCCTCCTTGCGCTCCCGAAGCGGCGGGGTCTGCAAGGGAAAGACGTTGAGGCGGTAATAAAGGTCCGGCCTAAACGAGCCGACCTCGGCCAGGGCGGCCAGATCCTTGTTGGTGGCGGCCAGGATCCGCACGTCCACCTGCCGGGTTTTGTTGCTGCCAAGCCGCTCGAATTCCTTGTCCTGGAGCACGCGCAGGAGCTTGGCCTGAAGGCCCAGGGGCAGCTCGCCGATCTCGTCGAGGAAGATCGTGCCCTTGTTGGCTTCCTCGAAACGGCCGGGCTTGGTCTGGTCCGCACCGGTGAACGCGCCCTTTTCGTAGCCAAAAAGTTCCGATTCCAGCAGGTTTTCCGGGATCGAGGCGCAGTTGACCTTGATGAAGGGATAGTCCTTGCGCTCGGACAGGTCATGGATGATGCGGCCAATAAGCGTCTTGCCGGTGCCGGATTCGCCAAGCAGCAGCACCGTGGCCCGGGTCGGGGCGACCTTTTCGATCTGGCGCTGGACATCCTGCATGGCCAGGCTGCGCCCGACGATGTACAGCCCCCGGGATTCCTGGGAAAGCTTGAACTTCAGCGAAACGTTCTCGCGCTTGAGCACCTCGACCTTGGCCTCGTATTTCTCGTTGAGGCTCATGAACTGGCCAATGAGCGTGGCCACCACCGTCAGAAAGGCCACGTCCTCATTGTAGTCCACCTCGTCGCCGAAAAGCCGGTCCACATTGAGCACGCCAATAGGCTGGCCGTGGAGGATGATGGGCACGCCGACAAAGGAGATGCGGTCACGCTCGATCTTGCGCGACTGTGTCTTGTTGAGAAACAGCGGCTCATGGCGGATGTCCGGCACCACGTACGGCTCGGCGGTCTGGAAAATGAGCCCGGTGACGCCTTCGCTTAAGCCGTAGACCCCGCGCCGCTTCTCCTCGGGGGACAACCCCTGGGAGACGCTGATGACCAGCTTGCCCGTGGAGCGGTCCACCAGGGTGATGGTGGCCCGCTTCATGGAAAGCGTCTCGGCCAGGATGCGCAGGATGTCCT is from Solidesulfovibrio magneticus RS-1 and encodes:
- a CDS encoding 30S ribosomal protein S1; translation: MADKSPDTKEMPAEGEFAALMEASLAERGGEIHVGDRITGPVIAVTETTLVVDTGTKLDGVADKSEFLDDNGQLTVGEGDEVTLYVVSVRGDEVALSKALTGQGGAEALREAYENNIPVEGKVTAARKGGFDIEIVHRRAFCPVSQIDLAFTDNPEAHVGQTYQFAIITFERDGKNIVVSRRKLLEQARVESELRFMETVQPGDVVPAVISRLVAFGAFAEVAPGLEGLIHLSELSWSRAEKAEDAVTPGEAVTVKVLAFDRDKKGRPRISLSIKQAGADPWDSVGDQFNVGDKVEGKVVRLADFGAFVEIAPGIEGLIHVSEMSHVRRVAKPGDVVAAGDAVTVSIKDIDLSKRRIGLSLKEAAGDPWQGVAETFPIGATVTGTVENRQQFGIFVNLAPGVTGLLPASKLRDALEPQTYERLKIGDETTVIVSEIDTDKRKMTLSPVGGQKERENPDEWKRFVKKEKAAAPSGGLGLLGEKLQEAMSRKKK
- a CDS encoding sigma-54-dependent Fis family transcriptional regulator is translated as MASKTLNLQLHCLQAISGIIDQALDLEQSLQDILRILAETLSMKRATITLVDRSTGKLVISVSQGLSPEEKRRGVYGLSEGVTGLIFQTAEPYVVPDIRHEPLFLNKTQSRKIERDRISFVGVPIILHGQPIGVLNVDRLFGDEVDYNEDVAFLTVVATLIGQFMSLNEKYEAKVEVLKRENVSLKFKLSQESRGLYIVGRSLAMQDVQRQIEKVAPTRATVLLLGESGTGKTLIGRIIHDLSERKDYPFIKVNCASIPENLLESELFGYEKGAFTGADQTKPGRFEEANKGTIFLDEIGELPLGLQAKLLRVLQDKEFERLGSNKTRQVDVRILAATNKDLAALAEVGSFRPDLYYRLNVFPLQTPPLRERKEDIQSLIIHFLNKVSKEYARNLTFSTEALAVLKEYDWPGNVREMENLVERLVILAENERIDADLIRPYLTIPSRDDSYEAEYGGEGEGAPSLKSLEKSVIIDALRRHGGIQHKAARELGITPRQMGYRVKKFNLESMVAVQRVKNR
- the ettA gene encoding energy-dependent translational throttle protein EttA yields the protein MAVEPNKIIYSMIRVSKFHDKKPIIKDISLSYFYGAKIGVLGLNGSGKSTLLKILAGVDKDFQGETVLTPGHTIGYLEQDPLVDVTKTVREVVEEGVAETVALLKEFEDINAAFAEPMDDDAMNKLIERQGEVQEKLDACDAWDLDSRLDMAMDALRCPPADTPCNVLSGGERRRVALCRLFLQKPDIMLLDEPTNHLDAESVAWMEHFLHGYPGTVIAVTHDRYFLDNVAGWILELDRGRGIPWKGNYTSWLEQKQERLRQEEKSESERSKTLARELEWVRMSPRGRHAKSKARIAAYESLASQESDRLAKELEIFIPPGPRLGKNVIEAEGVSKGFDDRLLFENLTFTVPRGAIVGIIGPNGAGKTTMFRLITGQETVDSGAFKLGDTVQLAHVDQSREALDPEKSVFEVVGEGYDTIRLGNKDVNARAYIARFNFTGGDQQKKVKVLSGGEKNRLHLALMLKSGANVLLLDEPTNDLDVNTLRALEEALLSFAGSALVISHDRWFLDRVATHILAFEGESQAVFFDGNFTEYEADRKARLGADADIPHRIKYRHFSRA
- a CDS encoding methyl-accepting chemotaxis protein — encoded protein: MSHPTRDVIGPIPSAALAALAAANLSLALALSLSPDWLQSTPALLPLSAVGWSVLAVWGATVYARLSRLARTAVAATGTLDALAAGNLAATPPPVGLAARNRFRDFCVSDKNAVTTIAAYSREFESSSSAASAMAAASKGDAAAIDARARQLAQDMETMDAAADDTAAHIASVAASVEQTRQASDEIAASVDRAREAVERAAEAARRNAVEIAGLGERAATGATGLRQVADSIVGVRDQAANLQRDMAALGRDSQSIGEVLGVIADIADQTNLLALNAAIEAARAGESGRGFAVVADEVRKLAEKTMTATRDVGAAIASIQAMAKGNVAATEQAVAAVEASARLAEEQIAGAEGLMRAMGDVGGEVGAIAETVDSLRDMIFTSSSATEEHSQATAAIAESLSGAARIAEDMRGQARHGLDAARDISGRAADVAQSVAGMAAASQQVNSSSRELTRLTGLLADQIGQFELGRPPFDIAAVKTAHLAWRARLESILLGHIHLDPSEVADHHQCQFGKWYDADGRRSFAGHPIFDEIGRHHEQVHALARRIAALVNQGQSGEASALMEQFEAVRVSLFHALNQLYLEKTA